In a genomic window of Agrobacterium tumefaciens:
- a CDS encoding SDR family oxidoreductase produces the protein MNSLNGKVVVVTGAGRGLGAAFALSLADAGCELVLCGRRQSDLQEVADLIMQRGGKRADIVTLNLADTSSVNEAASNIAALKGQVDIVINNGAMWLESSIEPYAESDVLAVVNAAITGTYLFVQGLRPLMLTSPTPDIVTIGSISGLPNAALQSVSVPFYAAKRGQVALAEGLRQTFIGSKFRSILINPPYLDDARPDQQDWLHASGRQKGERATSRDIVEAASFALTRPRHLSMTIDVDADDGGLFPST, from the coding sequence ATGAATTCACTAAACGGAAAAGTTGTTGTCGTTACTGGCGCTGGTCGAGGTCTGGGAGCGGCCTTTGCGCTTTCATTGGCCGATGCAGGCTGTGAGCTCGTGTTGTGTGGCCGCCGACAGTCGGACCTTCAGGAGGTCGCTGATCTGATCATGCAGAGGGGCGGTAAAAGGGCCGATATCGTTACCTTAAACCTTGCCGATACCTCTTCTGTGAATGAAGCAGCGTCTAATATCGCTGCGCTGAAGGGCCAAGTTGATATCGTCATCAATAATGGCGCGATGTGGCTCGAAAGCAGTATCGAACCTTATGCAGAGAGCGATGTTCTGGCGGTTGTGAACGCCGCAATCACTGGAACCTACCTTTTTGTGCAGGGACTTCGCCCCCTTATGCTAACGTCACCGACGCCAGATATCGTGACGATCGGTTCGATCAGCGGCTTGCCAAATGCAGCGTTGCAGTCCGTATCTGTGCCCTTCTATGCGGCCAAACGTGGACAAGTGGCACTCGCAGAGGGGCTCAGGCAGACCTTCATTGGCAGTAAATTCCGATCGATCCTAATAAATCCGCCTTACCTGGACGATGCCCGACCCGACCAACAAGATTGGCTCCATGCAAGCGGGCGCCAGAAGGGGGAGCGCGCAACCAGCCGTGACATTGTTGAAGCTGCTTCTTTCGCACTGACTAGACCCCGTCATCTATCTATGACTATCGACGTTGATGCCGACGATGGCGGCTTGTTCCCATCGACTTGA
- the blcR gene encoding IclR family transcriptional regulator BlcR — protein MGQRGQVCQGRCMAEDQQSSQISDTVPALRRAVRILDLVAGSPRDLTAAELTRFLDLPKSSAHGLLAVMTELDLLARSADGTLRIGPHSLRWANGFLSHLDIVSTFNDHLAQRHDLDPYTVTLTVREGGEVVYIGCRNSAQPLGHTFRIGMRLPAPFTATGKILLSDLGAGELRMLFSQFPQPLTSRSVAGLSQLEEELALTRARGYSIDDGQIREGMLCIGAAIRDYSGAASAGIAISLIRSEASDEKIASLGEELRTTANALSEKLGYRSQKD, from the coding sequence ATGGGCCAAAGGGGCCAAGTGTGTCAAGGAAGGTGCATGGCTGAAGATCAACAATCGTCGCAAATATCAGACACTGTACCGGCACTCAGACGCGCCGTGCGTATTCTGGATCTTGTGGCAGGTTCGCCGCGGGACCTTACAGCCGCCGAGCTGACACGATTTCTGGATTTGCCCAAAAGCAGCGCGCATGGCTTGCTTGCGGTGATGACTGAGCTTGATCTTCTGGCGCGATCTGCCGATGGAACCCTGCGTATTGGACCCCACTCGCTCAGATGGGCGAATGGTTTTCTATCGCACCTCGATATCGTATCGACATTCAACGACCATCTCGCCCAGCGCCACGACCTCGATCCCTACACGGTGACCCTCACCGTCCGCGAGGGTGGCGAAGTCGTTTACATCGGCTGTCGCAACTCGGCCCAGCCGCTTGGACACACGTTTCGGATCGGTATGCGTCTGCCGGCGCCATTCACGGCCACCGGGAAGATCCTCCTGTCCGATCTCGGGGCCGGTGAATTGAGGATGCTGTTCTCTCAGTTTCCACAGCCTCTGACATCAAGGAGCGTTGCTGGCCTTTCGCAGCTTGAAGAGGAACTGGCTTTGACGCGCGCTCGCGGCTACTCCATCGACGATGGTCAGATCCGCGAAGGTATGCTTTGCATTGGCGCAGCGATACGCGATTACTCGGGAGCCGCATCTGCCGGCATTGCAATCAGTCTGATCCGCAGCGAAGCCAGCGACGAAAAAATCGCTAGCCTTGGTGAGGAGCTTCGCACCACTGCCAACGCGCTTTCTGAAAAGCTTGGGTACCGATCGCAGAAAGACTAG
- a CDS encoding iron-containing alcohol dehydrogenase produces MTINPFEFRTVPSMQVAWGGAQRLGEILSGRFQARKALLITDAGLIKAGLIKPIADALAASGFNVTIFDKVVADPPEHIVADCVESARQIGVDIVIGLGGGSSLDIAKLVAVLLISDQTLADMYGIGNVKGSRLPLVLVPTTAGTGSEVTNISIITTGETTKMGVVSPQLYADFVLLDAELTVGLPQVHTAATGIDAMVHAIEAYTSKHKKNPLSDALAREALRLLGANLIAACRNGADRKAREGMLLGATLAGQAFANSPVAAVHALAYPLGGHYHVPHGLSNALMLGPVLRFNAKAAASLYAELADVLGVPGEGDATTRSDAFVQHMETLMNESGAPRRLRDVGVTDNTLAMLASDAMKQSRLLVNNPVEVREEDALALYREAF; encoded by the coding sequence ATGACCATCAACCCTTTCGAATTCCGCACCGTTCCCTCCATGCAGGTTGCCTGGGGTGGCGCCCAGCGTCTTGGAGAGATTCTCTCCGGCAGGTTTCAGGCGCGCAAGGCGCTGCTGATTACCGATGCAGGTCTCATCAAGGCCGGCCTCATCAAGCCGATTGCTGACGCTCTTGCGGCGAGCGGCTTTAACGTCACGATCTTCGACAAGGTCGTTGCTGATCCGCCAGAGCACATCGTTGCCGACTGCGTCGAGTCCGCAAGGCAGATCGGAGTCGATATCGTCATCGGTCTTGGCGGGGGCTCATCGCTCGACATCGCCAAGCTCGTGGCTGTCCTTCTGATTTCCGACCAGACGCTTGCCGACATGTACGGTATCGGCAACGTAAAGGGATCACGCCTGCCGCTCGTGCTGGTGCCGACCACGGCCGGTACAGGTTCGGAAGTCACAAACATCTCGATCATCACCACGGGCGAAACCACCAAGATGGGGGTCGTTTCCCCGCAGCTTTACGCTGATTTCGTTCTTCTGGATGCTGAACTGACGGTGGGACTGCCGCAGGTCCATACGGCTGCCACCGGTATCGATGCCATGGTGCATGCCATCGAGGCTTATACCAGCAAACACAAGAAGAACCCGCTGTCAGATGCTCTGGCGCGCGAGGCATTGCGGCTGCTCGGTGCAAACCTGATCGCCGCCTGCAGGAACGGGGCCGACCGGAAAGCCCGTGAAGGCATGCTGTTGGGTGCGACATTGGCAGGTCAGGCTTTCGCCAACTCACCGGTGGCCGCCGTCCATGCGCTCGCTTATCCGCTGGGCGGCCATTATCACGTGCCACACGGGCTTTCCAATGCCCTGATGCTGGGGCCGGTTTTGCGCTTTAACGCGAAGGCTGCAGCGTCGCTTTATGCGGAGCTTGCCGACGTGCTGGGTGTTCCGGGTGAAGGGGATGCGACAACCCGTTCGGATGCGTTCGTTCAGCATATGGAAACGCTAATGAACGAGAGCGGCGCACCGCGGCGTCTGCGCGATGTCGGCGTGACGGACAACACGCTCGCCATGCTTGCGTCCGACGCAATGAAACAGAGCCGGCTGTTGGTCAATAATCCGGTCGAAGTCCGCGAAGAGGATGCGCTTGCGCTCTACCGCGAGGCATTCTGA
- a CDS encoding NAD-dependent succinate-semialdehyde dehydrogenase — protein MIKLKNAALLRDACLVNGRWLKAADGKTIAVENPANSMIIGHVPSLSADEVEAAVESAGKAFSEWSRRAAKDRAAILRRWFDLMVANADDLGALMTAEQGKPFAEARGEALYAASFVEWFAEEAKRVYGDTIPSPTTDKRITILKQPIGVCAAITPWNFPAAMITRKAAPALAAGCTMIVKPAEQTPLTALALGVLAEEAGVPAGVFQVVTGAARDIGKVFTESDTVRKISFTGSTEVGRLLMAQSAPTIKKLSLELGGNAPFIVFDDADLDAAVEGAIVSKYRNAGQTCVCSNRIYVQDGVYDAFAEKLVKRVESLSVGEGTEPGVLIGPLIDQDAVAKVEDHVADALGKGATIVTGGKRHALGGTFYEPTVLTGATQAMKVAREETFGPVAPLFRFGTEDEAVAMANDTEFGLAAYFYTENVRRTWRVAEALEYGMVGHNTGLISNEVAPFGGVKQSGLGREGSHYGIDEYLEIKYLCSAIG, from the coding sequence ATGATCAAGCTAAAAAATGCGGCGCTGTTACGTGATGCCTGCCTGGTGAATGGTCGCTGGCTGAAAGCTGCGGATGGCAAGACGATTGCGGTCGAAAATCCCGCCAACTCGATGATCATCGGTCACGTTCCTTCATTGTCGGCAGATGAGGTTGAAGCTGCAGTCGAGTCAGCAGGCAAGGCATTTTCCGAGTGGAGCCGCCGTGCTGCGAAGGACCGCGCTGCCATATTGCGTCGATGGTTTGATCTCATGGTGGCGAACGCTGACGATCTTGGTGCGTTGATGACTGCGGAGCAGGGAAAGCCGTTTGCGGAAGCAAGGGGCGAAGCCCTTTATGCGGCATCTTTCGTGGAATGGTTCGCGGAGGAAGCCAAACGTGTTTATGGCGATACCATTCCTTCGCCGACCACGGACAAGCGCATTACCATCCTGAAGCAGCCGATCGGTGTCTGCGCCGCGATCACGCCATGGAACTTCCCGGCCGCGATGATCACCCGCAAGGCGGCCCCGGCACTTGCCGCAGGCTGCACGATGATCGTCAAACCGGCTGAGCAGACCCCTCTCACCGCACTTGCTCTGGGTGTTCTCGCCGAAGAAGCGGGCGTTCCCGCCGGTGTCTTCCAGGTGGTGACGGGCGCCGCACGCGATATCGGCAAGGTATTTACCGAAAGCGACACGGTGCGAAAGATCTCCTTTACCGGATCGACCGAAGTCGGTCGTCTGCTGATGGCGCAATCGGCCCCGACGATCAAGAAACTGTCGCTGGAACTTGGTGGCAATGCGCCTTTCATCGTCTTTGATGATGCCGATCTGGATGCGGCCGTTGAGGGCGCGATCGTTTCGAAATACCGCAATGCCGGACAGACCTGCGTGTGCTCCAACCGGATCTATGTCCAGGATGGTGTTTACGACGCATTCGCGGAAAAGCTGGTCAAAAGGGTCGAAAGCCTGTCCGTCGGTGAGGGCACCGAACCTGGTGTTCTGATCGGTCCACTGATCGACCAGGATGCCGTGGCAAAGGTCGAGGATCACGTTGCTGATGCCCTTGGCAAGGGAGCAACGATCGTCACCGGCGGAAAGCGCCATGCTCTTGGAGGCACGTTTTACGAACCAACGGTTCTGACCGGTGCAACCCAGGCCATGAAGGTTGCCCGTGAGGAGACCTTTGGACCCGTCGCCCCGCTCTTTAGGTTCGGGACGGAAGACGAAGCGGTCGCCATGGCGAACGACACCGAATTTGGTCTGGCGGCCTATTTCTACACCGAGAATGTCCGCCGGACATGGCGTGTCGCAGAAGCGCTCGAATACGGCATGGTGGGCCACAATACAGGCCTCATCTCCAACGAAGTCGCACCATTCGGTGGCGTGAAGCAGTCCGGCTTGGGCCGCGAAGGCTCGCACTACGGCATCGATGAATATCTTGAAATCAAATACCTGTGCTCGGCCATCGGCTGA
- the attM gene encoding AttM family quorum-quenching N-acyl homoserine lactonase, translated as MTDIRLYMLQSGTLKCKVHNIKMNQGNGADYEIPVPFFLITHPAGHTVIDGGNAIEVATDPRGHWGGICDVYWPVLDKDQGCVDQIKALGFDPADVKYVVQSHLHLDHTGAIGRFPNATHIVQRSEYEYAFTPDWFAGGGYIRKDFDKPGLKWQFLNGTQDDYYDVYGDGTLTTIFTPGHAPGHQSFLVRLPNSKPLLLTIDAAYTLDHWEEKALPGFLASTVDTVRSVQKLRTYAEKHDATVVTGHDPDAWANFKKAPEFYA; from the coding sequence GTGACCGATATCAGACTTTACATGCTTCAGTCGGGTACGCTGAAATGCAAGGTACACAACATCAAGATGAACCAGGGTAACGGTGCGGACTATGAGATCCCCGTTCCGTTTTTCCTGATTACCCATCCGGCTGGGCACACCGTGATCGACGGCGGCAACGCGATTGAAGTTGCAACGGATCCGCGTGGCCATTGGGGCGGCATCTGCGATGTCTATTGGCCAGTGCTGGACAAGGACCAGGGCTGCGTTGACCAGATCAAGGCGCTTGGTTTCGATCCGGCCGATGTCAAATATGTTGTGCAGTCGCACCTGCATCTCGATCATACCGGCGCCATCGGTCGCTTCCCCAACGCAACCCACATCGTGCAGCGCTCTGAATATGAGTATGCCTTTACGCCCGACTGGTTTGCTGGCGGCGGCTATATCCGCAAGGACTTCGACAAGCCGGGTCTGAAGTGGCAGTTCCTCAACGGTACGCAGGACGATTATTACGACGTTTACGGCGACGGCACGCTCACCACGATTTTCACGCCCGGTCATGCGCCCGGCCACCAGTCCTTCCTGGTGCGCCTGCCAAACAGCAAACCGCTTCTCCTGACGATCGATGCTGCCTACACACTGGACCACTGGGAAGAGAAGGCTTTGCCTGGCTTCCTTGCCTCGACCGTTGACACGGTCCGTTCTGTTCAGAAGCTCCGCACCTACGCCGAAAAGCATGATGCAACAGTCGTCACCGGCCATGACCCGGACGCCTGGGCGAACTTCAAGAAGGCTCCCGAATTTTACGCGTAA